In Elusimicrobiota bacterium, one DNA window encodes the following:
- a CDS encoding Bro-N domain-containing protein: MEQNKIVVFESKKIRRVWYNEEWYFSVVDVVFALTDSVNARDYWFRMKDRVKIEDGIELSTICRQLKLEAPDGKLRETDCANTKNMFRIIQSVPSPKAEPFKQWLAQVGYERVQEIENPELAQERMKQLYEQKGYPKDWIDKRLRGIAIRQNLTDELCPRNSRILQC, translated from the coding sequence ATGGAACAGAATAAAATTGTTGTTTTTGAAAGCAAGAAGATCAGGCGGGTCTGGTACAACGAGGAATGGTATTTCTCTGTTGTGGATGTTGTTTTTGCGCTTACTGACAGTGTAAATGCTCGCGACTACTGGTTTAGAATGAAAGACAGAGTAAAGATAGAGGACGGAATTGAACTGTCGACAATTTGTCGACAGTTGAAACTTGAGGCTCCTGATGGCAAATTGCGTGAGACTGATTGCGCAAATACAAAAAACATGTTTCGTATAATTCAGTCCGTTCCATCCCCGAAAGCTGAGCCTTTTAAACAATGGCTTGCTCAGGTTGGGTATGAAAGGGTTCAGGAAATTGAAAATCCAGAGTTAGCCCAGGAACGGATGAAACAGTTATATGAGCAAAAAGGGTATCCTAAGGATTGGATTGATAAGCGCTTAAGGGGAATTGCAATCCGCCAAAACCTGACTGATGAATTGTGTCCCCGGAATTCTAGGATACTTCAATGTTGA